One Engystomops pustulosus chromosome 7, aEngPut4.maternal, whole genome shotgun sequence DNA window includes the following coding sequences:
- the SLC25A47 gene encoding solute carrier family 25 member 47 produces MADFIAGALGGAFGVVVGYPLDTVKVRIQTQRNYTGIWHCISSTYKVEKASGFFKGMSIPISTVSVSSSIVFGMYRNCLYHLCKLKYGTPNVKPSKLDIFLSGYAAGGLRVFVSSPADMAKVRLQTQVSPYRSNMCTLLTQPKYTGPVNCLLTIVKEDGFFGLYKGCFSLMFRDCHSFATYFLSYAVFREWFVPVEQSNSELMGVLMAGGLAGVVAWSIATPMDVINSRLQADGVTQRRYRGFIHCITDSVRQEGVTVLFKGLSLNCLRAFPVNMVVFLTYEAILKAIKPFST; encoded by the exons ATGGCTGACTTCATCGCTGGGGCTCTGGGAG GGGCTTTTGGAGTTGTGGTCGGGTACCCCTTGGATACTGTGAAG GTACGAATTCAGACTCAGAGAAATTACACTGGAATATGGCACTGCATCAGTTCTACTTACAAAGTGGAGAAA GCATCTGGATTTTTTAAAGGAATGTCAATTCCTATTTCTACTGTCTCCGTCAGCTCATCTATTGTGTTTGGAATGTATAGAAACTGTCTGTACCACCTATGCAAGCTGAAATACGGGACACCAAATGTCAAACCTTCCAAACTGGATATTTTCCTATCTGGCTATGCAGCAGGAGGTTTACGG GTATTTGTGTCATCACCTGCAGATATGGCAAAGGTCCGGCTCCAGACACAGGTGTCTCCATACCGTTCCAATATGTGCACCCTTCTGACCCAACCAAAATACACCGGCCCTGTCAACTGCCTCCTGACTATAGTAAAGGAAGATGGATTTTTTGGCTTATACAAAGGCTGCTTTTCTCTAATGTTCAGAGACTGCCATTCGTTTGCTACCTACTTTCTGTCATATGCCGTCTTTCGGGAATGGTTTGTGCCAGTGGAGCAGAGTAATTCAG AATTAATGGGTGTCCTCATGGCTGGTGGGCTCGCTGGAGTGGTGGCATGGAGCATTGCCACACCTATGGATGTGATTAACTCTCgtctgcaggcagatggtgtCACACAGCGGAGGTACAGAGGGTTTATTCACTGTATCACTGACAGTGTGCGGCAAGAAGGAGTcacggttctctttaaaggattgTCACTAAACTGCCTCAGAGCCTTTCCCGTCAATATGGTGGTCTTTCTAACCTATGAAGCCATACTAAAGGCAATCAAACCTTTCTCCACCTGA